The nucleotide sequence AAGCTGCGGCGGGCACTGCGCATGACCTATCCGTACGTGTTCGTCGACGAATTCCAGGACACCACCAGCGCCCAGTTCTCGTTCCTCGTCTCGGTGTTCGCCGGCGGTCCCACGGCCACTGCGGTCGGCGACAGCAAACAGCGCATCATGGGCTGGGCCGGCGCGCTACCCAAGGCCCTCGAACGGTTCGCCGAAGCGTTCGACGCGACCACTCACCCGCTGACGTGGAACTTCCGGTCCACCAAAGCCCTGGTCGACGTACAGCACGTCATCGCCACCAAGCTCGACCCCAACGCGGTACCGGTGATGTCCAAGGCCGACAACGACATCGACGGCAACCCCGCCGAGGTGTGGACCTTCTCCAGCCTCGACCGGGAGGCCGCCGTCATCGCGGACTGGATCGCCGGCGACATCGCTGCCTCTGGCCGGGCACCGGCGGACTTCGCCCTGCTGGCCCGGCAGAAGATCGCCGACTTCGAGACCCGATTCCGTACACAGCTGTCCCGCCACGGCATCAACGTGCGCAACGACGACGCCCTGGTCGCCACGATGCGCTTGCAGGATCTACTGAAACACGAGATCGCCCGCCTGCTGCTGGGCCTGCTCCGGCTGGCTGACCAGCCGCGGGGACTACCCAAGGTGTGGCGCGAGGTGCTGGCGACACTGACCCGGATCCACGGCGCCGAGGGCGACAACACGGCGCAACGGCGCGTCGGCGACGAATTGTCCACGTTGATCGTCGGACTGCGAGCCTGGCTCAGGGCCCATCCGCCAGAACAGACTGCTGCCGACGACGTGGCCAGCTTCCTGCTCGGCATGCTCGACCTGGCCGCGCTACGCCGATACGTCAAGTCGGCAACGCCTGGCGAGCAACTACACCTCGTCACCGACGCATTCCAGGCCCGGCTTGCTACCGTGATCTCGACGAGCACCAACTGGACTGACGTGGCCGATCAGTTCGAGTGCTCCGACGCAGTCGTCCTGTTGACCGCCCACCGTGCCAAGGGCCTGGAATACCACACCGTGTTCTTTCTTGGCCTCGATGACCAACAATGGTGGGCACACGATCGAGATCCCATCGAATCGACCTCCACCTTCTTCGTAGGGCTTTCCCGCGCTGCCCAGCGGATCATCTTCACGACCACCAGCCCGTACGCTCGGCACGGGCGCATCGCCGAGCTCTTCGCCATGCTCGACGACGCGGGCGTGCCTGAGATCAATCGAGACTGACATCCGGGAATGGAAGATGCTGGAGCCACATCACGGAGATATCAGCGGCCGGCCAACGACTGCGCCAGTCGGTGCGCACCGCCAGAGGCAGATCCGACGCCCTCGAAACGTGGGGCTCGCTGCTCGCTCTCGGCGCACGCCGGCTTCACCGCCTCGATGCCGACAGCATCAATAGTGTCTGTATCGTGATGCAAGACATCGAAGGCAGCGAGTTCTTTCTCGACTTACCACGCTTCGGCCCTCCCCTCTCAACCAACGGCGCGCTTGGAGGCGTCCGATAGTATCCGCTCATGTCGAGGAGAGTTCGTCTATTGTCTCGTGAACGAGCTGCCTGGACGCGCTGCGCCGTGTGGAGGTTCCTGATCGATCTGCCGCGTCGCGCGGACTGTCACGAGCCCCATCGGTGGGGTCGGTCTCAAATGTTGGTGCCCGGCCGCCGAGCGACCGGAGGGTGGGCGGGACGTGGCTGCCTCGCGGGCCGTTCCCACTTCAGGACGTAGTAGACCATCGCGCGAGTGATATCGTGCCGGTTCGGCTCCTCGCGGATCCACTCGTAAATCTGCCGCGGCCCCCAGCTGGGCTCATCGATCGCGATTCTCTTGATGTAGTTGTATTTTGCATCGGTCAGGTCGGCCGGCCGTTCGGCAGGCGCCAAGTCGCCGTCGCGGATGACGTTGTGCACCGGCTCGCTGGTGTCGTCGTCATGGACCATGCGGACCTCCAGTGGGGTCATCCACGTGACCACGCTAAAGACGAGCGCCGATGCCGGTCCATGCCAGGCTGCGGCGGGACGGTGACGTGAATGCGGCACGGTCCTGCCCGGGGCGCGGCGGTCCATCTACTCGTCGACGGTAGATGCTTAGCTCTTGCCGGTGGTGGTCCATGTCGCGGTCGTCGATCCCCTCCCGATGTTCCGGCGAGGCGTCGCGACCGTGCTGTCTCCTGCCGGTCACCGGGTCGAGACACCGGAGGACGTCCTGGCGTGGGCGCGTTCCCGCCAGCCTGCGGTCGTCCTGGTCACGCTGTCGTCCCAGCAGAGCTGGGATCTGCTGGGTGCGCTGCACGACGCCGGGTCCGCCCACGTCGTGGCGCTGCTGGAGGAGCAGACGGCGGAGCAAACACCCAGCATGGCCGGTGTTCGGGCAGTGCGGGCCGGTGCCACGTCCGTACTGTCCCGAGGTTCCGAGGGGGAGGCGGTGTTGCGGACGGTGGAAGCAACCGCCGACGGTCTGGCCGTGCTGCCTGCCGAGGTTCTCGCCGCGCTGGCCAGTGCGAGCCTGCCGAGCGGCGGTTCGCCGAACCGGCCTGCGGAGGAACGGCTGTCGTGGTTACGCCAACTCGCGGCCGGTACGACGGTGGCTGAGCTGGCCGGTCGCGTCGGCTATTCGGAGCGTGCGATGTTTCGGATGCTGCGGTCGCTGTACCGGGACATGGGCGTGCAGACGAGGATGCAAGCGGTCCTGCGGGCACAGGAGCTCGGATGGCTTCCGCCCGCCGCCGATCGGTTATCCCGCCGGCCGTGACCCGGTGTCGGCCAGCACGTCGAGCACCGATCGCAGCCCACCGGGCCGCTGGGCGTAACCATCGAGCCGGCTCACCAGCATCTGCATCCGTTCGCGGAGGTATGGTGCGGCCGCCTTGGTCGCGTCGTTGACTACCGTGAACTCGTCGTGGGCGGGGCGGAGTGACTCGCTCGTGTTCAGGCGTTGACCACAGATGGCGAACCCCAACATGTGGCGCGCGCCAAAGTCGCGCCCGTCCCGGTCGATCCGCTTGCGCGCTTGCCCGGCGAGGTCGTCGAAGAGACGCCCGGCGGCGACAGGATCCGACTCCTGGGTCGTGAGCGCCCGCAGCGCGAGCACGATGAGGGCCTGCCCGTCCCGCCGGTACCGGTCCGCCTTCTCGATGTGCTGCCTGGCCGTCCCGACCTCGTCCCGTGTCAGATACGCCATGGCTAGGGTGGTGCGGGCCTGCAGGATGGTCACCGGATCGTGCACTCGCACCGCCTGCTCGACCGCGTCGTTCGCCATCCCGATCGCCTTGCTGAGCCTGCCCTGCGCGAGCAGGAGGTCGGCGCGGGCATCCCGGCAGGCGACCAACCGCCAATCGTCCGCACGGGATGCCGCCGCCTGCTCGGCGTCCTCGATGTACTCCTCGGCCCGGTCGGGGTCCTTCATCTCGGTATGCCAGCGGGCGAGCCGCAACAGGATACGGATCATCAACGCGTAGCCGGCGCCTCCAGTGCCAGATGCGTCCGCGAAGTCAGGGCGCGTCGCGATAGCGAGCGCCCCCTCCGCGCGGCCCAAGGCCTGGTCGTACTGTCCCCAGCGCCGGTGACAGTCGGCCAGCCCTGCGAGCGTACCCATCAGCACCACCAACGCGCCCTGTGCCTGCGCTTCCGACCGCGCCTTTTCGAACTGGTTGTAGGCGTACTCGGCGTTGCCGTCCTGCCAGTACATCGCCCCAAGGTTGGCTAGGATCTTGGTGCGGATCTCGGGAGTTCCGATCTCCTTCGCCCGGTCCAGCGCGCGGCCGTACGCCTGGCTGGCCCCGTCGAAGTCTCCACGCCGTCCATATAGGTCGCCCAGCTCGTTGTCGTTGGCCATCTCCAGGACCGGATCGCCGAGCTTGCCGCAAACTTCCAGGCGCTGGTCGAATAGCAGGAAGCCGCAGTTCCACTCATTCAGGATGTCGGCAGTCAGCTCGATTACGTCGTAGGCCACCGGATACCACCCACTCCTGAGCAGCGCGCGCATCTGAGCGAAGTGGATGTGGAGATCATCAATCTCGCGTGGCTCTGCCACCCGCCGCCGCCCCAGCACGTTTGCCGCGCGTCGCAGCAGAACACGCCGCTCCGCGGCGTCTCGGGGCAGCAACGCGTCGATGTCAGTCACCTCCAGGTGGTACAGCCCGCCTTGTGTCGCGGTGACGAACTCGCTCTCCGCCAGTACCTCCAGGATGCCCTCGACCTCATCCCGGGTGGCCTTGCCAGCCAGCGCCGCGGTCACCCCGGCGGCGTCGATTGGTGTCGCGAAGGCGGCGAGCGCCTCGATGACGCGGCGGCGGGGCGCGGGCAGGTGCTGGCATAGGAAGTCGGCGAGGCGCCGCGGCGCGTCCGCCGGCTCCATCTTCGCGACGCTCGCGAGGAGGGTCGCTACCCGGACGGCGGGCTCGGAGTGCGTGATGATCGCCTGCATCAGCTGGGCACAGCGCGGATTGCCGTGCAGCTTCCGGTACAGCATCGTCAGGTCCGCCGGGGGGAGATCGGTCAGTCCGAGCCGGCCCCGTTTGTCCAGGGCGCGCAGAAGGCTCACGAAGTCCGGCTTCGGTAGGCGCCCCAAAACGATCGGCGGATCCACGGTGGACCAGCTGCCACGGGTCCGAGCCTCCAGCGGATCCCGGCTGAGAAGCACGACAGCCACTCGGTGCCGATGGTTGGTGGCGAACGCTTCCAGCGCCTCGTCGAGCTGAAGGTCGACGTGTCTGCGATCGCCCGGGACGACGAGGTGCTGGGCGGAGTCGACGACGATGACGATGTGCCTCGGATCCGTCCCCTCCAACGCCGCTTCCAGGCGGCCGAGCAGTGACTCGCCCGGCCGGAGCACGGCGGGCCTGCCGTGCCAGCCCTCAAGATCCGCGATTAGGTGGCGCACGTCCAGCCGGCCGTACGGCACCGCCTCATGCTTGTACACCCGAACGGTCCTGTCGGCAGCCCTCACCTCGTCGAGCACCGCGTCGACCAGTCTGGTCTTACCGATGCCGGGCGGGCCGGTGACGGCAACGACGCCCCACGGGCCTTCGGTCAGCCGGTCGCGTAGGCGCTCGTACTCGCTGTCGCGGTCCAGCAGTGAAGGATCTCGCCGCAGCTGAGGTGCCGGCGCAGCCCGGTCGACCTCCTTGCGCATCGAACGCAGCGTGATCACCAGGGACGCGCCGCCGAAGACAGCGCCGAGGGTGCCGGAGACAGCGCCCACGATCCAACCGGTAGCCTCGATCCACGGCCAGGCGCCCTTCTCCGGGTCACCGAACGCCCGCCACCAGCCGAATTGCGTCCCGAGGGCGACGACCAGTGCCAAAGCGGCGACGGTGAACACCGCATACAACGGTCGACGC is from Micromonospora sp. WMMD1102 and encodes:
- a CDS encoding ATP-dependent helicase; this encodes MSRPDTDEASRPTTRPTVLIPAAHWRPSGIDDLEPAAWRALYHEGNTAVVAGPGAGKSEFLAQKAAYLLQTGSCPWPQRILAISFKRDAAANLRRRVAARVPDHADRFVSMTFDAFTKSLVDRFASALPDSWRMPHGYEISYASERQVEAFLGDIIPAAPRPIRLQVAQLHASRFIADTVGSWDLPVTVPAADPDDAAAYAALQWWRLRYFGRGPARVDFVMLNRLAELLVRCVPKLRRALRMTYPYVFVDEFQDTTSAQFSFLVSVFAGGPTATAVGDSKQRIMGWAGALPKALERFAEAFDATTHPLTWNFRSTKALVDVQHVIATKLDPNAVPVMSKADNDIDGNPAEVWTFSSLDREAAVIADWIAGDIAASGRAPADFALLARQKIADFETRFRTQLSRHGINVRNDDALVATMRLQDLLKHEIARLLLGLLRLADQPRGLPKVWREVLATLTRIHGAEGDNTAQRRVGDELSTLIVGLRAWLRAHPPEQTAADDVASFLLGMLDLAALRRYVKSATPGEQLHLVTDAFQARLATVISTSTNWTDVADQFECSDAVVLLTAHRAKGLEYHTVFFLGLDDQQWWAHDRDPIESTSTFFVGLSRAAQRIIFTTTSPYARHGRIAELFAMLDDAGVPEINRD
- a CDS encoding DNA-binding response regulator; amino-acid sequence: MPVVVHVAVVDPLPMFRRGVATVLSPAGHRVETPEDVLAWARSRQPAVVLVTLSSQQSWDLLGALHDAGSAHVVALLEEQTAEQTPSMAGVRAVRAGATSVLSRGSEGEAVLRTVEATADGLAVLPAEVLAALASASLPSGGSPNRPAEERLSWLRQLAAGTTVAELAGRVGYSERAMFRMLRSLYRDMGVQTRMQAVLRAQELGWLPPAADRLSRRP
- a CDS encoding AAA family ATPase, encoding MFTVAALALVVALGTQFGWWRAFGDPEKGAWPWIEATGWIVGAVSGTLGAVFGGASLVITLRSMRKEVDRAAPAPQLRRDPSLLDRDSEYERLRDRLTEGPWGVVAVTGPPGIGKTRLVDAVLDEVRAADRTVRVYKHEAVPYGRLDVRHLIADLEGWHGRPAVLRPGESLLGRLEAALEGTDPRHIVIVVDSAQHLVVPGDRRHVDLQLDEALEAFATNHRHRVAVVLLSRDPLEARTRGSWSTVDPPIVLGRLPKPDFVSLLRALDKRGRLGLTDLPPADLTMLYRKLHGNPRCAQLMQAIITHSEPAVRVATLLASVAKMEPADAPRRLADFLCQHLPAPRRRVIEALAAFATPIDAAGVTAALAGKATRDEVEGILEVLAESEFVTATQGGLYHLEVTDIDALLPRDAAERRVLLRRAANVLGRRRVAEPREIDDLHIHFAQMRALLRSGWYPVAYDVIELTADILNEWNCGFLLFDQRLEVCGKLGDPVLEMANDNELGDLYGRRGDFDGASQAYGRALDRAKEIGTPEIRTKILANLGAMYWQDGNAEYAYNQFEKARSEAQAQGALVVLMGTLAGLADCHRRWGQYDQALGRAEGALAIATRPDFADASGTGGAGYALMIRILLRLARWHTEMKDPDRAEEYIEDAEQAAASRADDWRLVACRDARADLLLAQGRLSKAIGMANDAVEQAVRVHDPVTILQARTTLAMAYLTRDEVGTARQHIEKADRYRRDGQALIVLALRALTTQESDPVAAGRLFDDLAGQARKRIDRDGRDFGARHMLGFAICGQRLNTSESLRPAHDEFTVVNDATKAAAPYLRERMQMLVSRLDGYAQRPGGLRSVLDVLADTGSRPAG